A single Cannabis sativa cultivar Pink pepper isolate KNU-18-1 chromosome 7, ASM2916894v1, whole genome shotgun sequence DNA region contains:
- the LOC115697206 gene encoding dynamin-related protein 4C-like: protein MKKKSSSSSQAQYEEESSSLALVQIDPNEPINAPIVSSYNDRIRPLLDAVDKLRNLMVMDEGIELPTIVVVGDQSSGKSSVLESLAGISLPRGQGICTRVPLIMRLQHHSNPEPELFLEFNGKVVTTDENNISEAINIATDEIAGSGKGISNAPLTLVVKKKGVPDLTMVDLPGITRVPVHGQPENIYDQIRDIIMEYIQPEASIILNVLSATVDFPTCESIRMSQSVDKTGERTLAVVTKADKAPEGLLEKVTADDVNIGLGYVCVRNRIGDESYEEARKEEARLFAGHPLLSKIDKSIVGVPVLAQKLVHIQASSIARNLPEIVKKINDKVNFNLAELHKLPKHMSSVAEAMTAFMRIIGFVKESLRKILLRGEFDEYPNNKRMHCTARLVEMLNQYNDELHKCTESDHMRDFLMDEIRNLEEAKEISLPNFLPRGSFLTILQGKVNGISSIPIGFVDKLWDYVGEVLITVFMYHVEDYYQLQLSAKRAGHNLIAKMKERSLNWMMEVVQMEKLTDYTCNPDFLTEWNKLMLQKDGFIHSILHDEKRPFKVNLDGFGEIEVEHLRKYPHLLHQAFDLKMRMIAYWKIVLRRLVDSMALHLQHSVFNLVNKDLEIEIVTELMTPIGGGIERLMEESPSVATKRSKLTGSLKKLQECKGVLANIMDTVAYGD, encoded by the coding sequence ATGAAGAAGaagtcatcatcatcatctcagGCACAGTATGAAGAAGAATCATCATCACTTGCACTTGTTCAAATCGACCCAAATGAGCCAATCAACGCACCAATCGTTTCTTCATACAACGACAGAATTCGTCCCTTGCTAGATGCAGTGGACAAGCTCAGAAACCTCATGGTTATGGATGAAGGGATCGAACTCCCCACCATTGTTGTGGTGGGAGATCAGTCCTCAGGCAAGTCTAGTGTGCTTGAGTCCCTTGCTGGCATAAGTCTCCCTCGTGGCCAAGGAATATGCACGAGAGTCCCTCTCATTATGAGGCTGCAACACCATTCGAATCCCGAGCCGGAACTGTTCTTGGAGTTCAATGGGAAAGTGGTAACAACTGATGAAAATAACATCTCTGAAGCCATTAACATAGCAACTGATGAGATTGCAGGTAGTGGAAAAGGTATATCTAATGCTCCACTGACTTTAGTTGTGAAAAAGAAAGGTGTTCCTGATTTAACAATGGTTGATCTTCCTGGTATAACTAGAGTACCTGTTCATGGTCAACCTGAGAATATTTATGATCAGATTAGAGACATTATTATGGAGTATATACAACCTGAAGCTAGTATAATACTCAATGTGTTATCTGCTACTGTTGATTTTCCTACTTGTGAGTCTATTAGGATGTCTCAGAGTGTGGACAAAACTGGGGAGAGGACTCTAGCTGTGGTTACCAAAGCCGATAAGGCCCCCGAAGGGCTTCTTGAGAAAGTTACAGCTGATGATGTTAATATTGGACTTGGTTATGTCTGTGTTAGGAACAGGATTGGTGATGAGTCTTATGAGGAGGCAAGGAAGGAGGAAGCTAGGCTGTTTGCAGGGCATCCTTTGCTTTCGAAGATTGATAAATCGATTGTTGGTGTACCGGTTTTGGCTCAGAAATTGGTTCATATTCAAGCTTCAAGTATAGCTAGAAACTTGCCTGAGATTGTTAAGAAGATTAATgataaggtgaattttaatttggCTGAACTTCACAAGTTGCCTAAACATATGTCTTCTGTTGCTGAAGCCATGACTGCTTTTATGAGAATCATTGGTTTTGTGAAAGAATCTCTTAGGAAGATTCTTTTGAGAGGTGAGTTTGATGAGTATCCCAATAACAAGAGAATGCATTGTACTGCTAGATTGGTTGAGATGTTAAACCAGTACAATGATGAGCTTCATAAGTGTACTGAAAGTGATCACATGAGAGATTTTCTAATGGATGAGATAAGGAATTTGGAGGAAGCAAAAGAGATTTCACTTCCGAATTTCTTGCCTCGAGGCTCTTTTCTTACTATTCTACAAGGTAAGGTGAATGGAATTTCTAGCATTCCTATTGGTTTTGTTGACAAGTTATGGGATTATGTAGGTGAAGTTTTGATCACAGTCTTCATGTATCATGTTGAGGATTACTATCAGCTTCAGCTGTCTGCAAAGCGAGCCGGTCATAATTTGATCGcgaaaatgaaggaaaggtctTTGAATTGGATGATGGAAGTGGTTCAGATGGAAAAGCTGACTGATTACACTTGTAATCCTGATTTTCTTACAGAATGGAATAAGCTAATGTTGCAGAAAGATGGATTCATTCATAGCATTTTGCATGATGAAAAGAGACCCTTTAAGGTGAATTTGGATGGCTTTGGTGAGATTGAAGTGGAGCACTTAAGGAAGTATCCTCATCTTCTACATCAAGCATTTGATTTGAAGATGAGAATGATAGCTTATTGGAAGATTGTGCTGAGGAGATTGGTGGATTCAATGGCTCTTCACTTGCAGcattctgtttttaaccttgtcAACAAGGATTTGGAGATTGAGATAGTGACAGAGCTGATGACCCCTATTGGCGGCGGCATTGAGAGGCTTATGGAGGAATCGCCTTCGGTTGCTACAAAGCGCTCAAAGCTTACTGGAAGTCTGAAGAAGTTGCAAGAATGTAAGGGTGTTCTTGCTAATATCATGGACACTGTTGCTTATGGTGATTAG
- the LOC115697205 gene encoding dynamin-related protein 4C → MGSFEKQTTYYSDTKSSSTDIDHDQTTSDEVVQNHNQAPPLMAPIVSSYNDHIRPLLDAVDKLRTLAVMEEGVQLPTIVVVGDQSSGKSSVLESLARISLPRGQGICTRVPLVVRLQNHTEPEAELYLEYKNRVVHTDEQHLAGAITAATDVIAGNGKGISKTPLTLVVKKKGVPDLTMVDLPGITRVPVQGQPENIYDEIKDIIMEYIEPEASIILNVLSATVDFPTCESIRMSQIVDKTGERTLAVVTKSDKSPEGLLEKVTADDVNIGLGYVCVRNRIGDESYMEARDEETKLFETHPLLLKMDKSIVGIPVLAQKLMRIQAKSIDRNLPDIDKKINDKLNKSLSEFRKLPKSISSTAEALTTFMRITGSVKESLRKILLRGEFHEYPGEKNMHCTARLVEMLNSFSDELNECPESDPKRKFLMEEFECLEEAKEISLPNFLPRTAFLSLLQSKVNGISTIPIAFVEKLWKYIEEVLISVLMSHVEDYHQLQISARRAGLNLIEKMKEKSMNWVLEVIEMEKLTDYTCNPEFMRDWNKFMCQKEEFMVEVNNQSRFRMELEGFGMIEFENLRHFPNLLDQAFDLRMRIVSYWKVVLRRLVDLMALNMRLSLDKLVNKELEMEIVSELMDPHGNGIEKLMEEAPNVAAKRARLTATVNKLKECREILAKIKGRINTTSSDYN, encoded by the coding sequence ATGGGAAGCTTTGAAAAACAGACTACTTACTACTCAGACACAAAATCATCTTCCACTGATATCGACCATGATCAGACCACCTCAGACGAAGTTGTTCAGAATCACAACCAAGCCCCTCCTCTCATGGCTCCGATAGTTTCATCTTACAACGACCACATTCGTCCTCTTCTCGACGCAGTAGACAAGCTCAGAACACTCGCTGTTATGGAAGAAGGAGTACAGCTTCCGACCATCGTGGTCGTCGGCGACCAGTCTTCCGGCAAGTCATCAGTGCTCGAGTCCTTAGCACGTATCAGCCTGCCACGTGGACAAGGAATCTGTACCAGAGTCCCACTCGTGGTCAGATTACAGAACCACACAGAGCCAGAGGCAGAGCTTTATTTGGAGTACAAAAACAGAGTGGTTCACACCGACGAACAGCACCTCGCCGGAGCTATAACCGCCGCTACTGACGTCATAGCCGGAAATGGTAAGGGAATATCTAAAACCCCTTTGACTCTCgttgtgaaaaagaaaggggTTCCTGATTTGACCATGGTTGACCTTCCTGGGATCACTAGAGTTCCAGTTCAAGGTCAGCCTGAGAATATTTATGATGAgattaaagatattataatggAGTATATTGAGCCTGAAGCTAGTATTATATTGAATGTGTTATCTGCAACTGTTGACTTTCCTACTTGTGAGTCAATTAGAATGTCTCAGATCGTTGACAAAACAGGAGAGAGGACTCTGGCTGTTGTGACCAAATCTGATAAATCTCCAGAAGGGCTTTTGGAGAAGGTAACTGCTGATGATGTTAATATTGGACTTGGTTATGTCTGTGTTAGGAACAGAATTGGTGATGAATCTTATATGGAAGCTAGAGATGAAGAAACTAAGCTTTTCGAAACTCATCCTTTGCTTTTGAAAATGGATAAATCTATTGTGGGAATTCCTGTTTTGGCTCAGAAACTTATGAGGATTCAAGCCAAGAGTATTGACAGAAACTTACCTGACATTGATAAGAAAATCAATGACAAGTTAAACAAGAGTCTTTCCGAGTTTCGAAAGCTTCCCAAGTCGATTTCTTCAACTGCTGAAGCATTAACAACTTTCATGAGAATTACTGGTTCAGTTAAGGAATCACTAAGGAAAATCCTTCTCAGAGGTGAGTTTCATGAGTACCCTGGTGAGAAGAACATGCATTGTACAGCTAGGTTGGTTGAGATGTTGAATAGTTTCTCTGATGAGCTTAATGAATGTCCTGAGAGTGATCCCAAGAGAAAGTTTTTAATGGAGGAATTTGAGTGTTTAGAAGAAGCTAAAGAGATCTCTTTGCCTAATTTTCTTCCAAGAACAGCTTTTTTGTCACTTCTTCAGTCAAAAGTCAACGGAATTTCAACCATTCCTATAGCTTTTGTTGAAAAACTATGGAAGTATATAGAAGAGGTTTTGATCTCAGTGTTAATGAGTCATGTTGAGGATTATCACCAGCTTCAGATTTCAGCTAGAAGAGCAGGACTGAATctaattgagaaaatgaaagaaaagtcaATGAATTGGGTTTTGGAAGTAATAGAGATGGAAAAGCTAACAGATTACACTTGTAATCCTGAGTTTATGAGGGATTGGAACAAGTTCATGTGTCAAAAGGAAGAATTCATGGTTGAAGTGAACAATCAATCGCGATTTCGGATGGAATTAGAAGGGTTTGGAATGATTGAGTTTGAGAATTTGAGGCATTTTCCTAATCTTTTGGACCAAGCTTTTGATTTGAGGATGAGAATTGTGTCTTATTGGAAAGTGGTTTTGAGGAGGTTGGTTGATTTAATGGCTTTAAATATGAGATTAAGTCTTGATAAGCTTGTTAATAAGGAATTGGAAATGGAGATTGTGAGTGAGTTAATGGATCCTCATGGGAATGGAATTGAGAAATTGATGGAGGAAGCTCCTAATGTGGCTGCAAAGAGAGCTAGGCTTACTGCTACTGTTAATAAGTTGAAAGAGTGTAGAGAGATTTTGGCTAAGATTAAAGGAAGAATTAATACAACTTCTTCtgattataattag